A single region of the Mugil cephalus isolate CIBA_MC_2020 chromosome 4, CIBA_Mcephalus_1.1, whole genome shotgun sequence genome encodes:
- the tnni1b gene encoding troponin I type 1b (skeletal, slow) codes for MPEKALERKSKISASRKLMLKSLMVAKAKEELEQEMEEKEEQKEKYLEEKAPPLQTSGMSLAELQTLCEELHAKIDVVDEERYDIEAKVLHNTREIKDLNIKVLDLRGKFKRPNLRRVRVSADAILRSLLGSKHKVSLDLRANLKSVKKEDTEKEKTVEVSDWRKNVEAMSGMEGRKKMFDAAKGPTQ; via the exons ATGCCTGAGAAAGC ACTGGAG AGGAAATCTAAAATCTCAGCCTCACGCAAGCTCATGCTGAAG AGCTTGATGGTTGCAAAGGccaaggaggagctggagcaggaaatggaagaaaaggaggagcagaaagaaaagtacCTGGAGGAGAAAGCTCCTCCATTACAGACCAGTGGCATGTCCTTAGCAGAGCTGCAG ACATTATGTGAAGAGCTGCATGCCAAAATAGATGTGGTGGACGAGGAGCGGTATGATATTGAAGCCAAAGTCTTGCACAACACCAGAGAG ATCAAAGACCTGAACATCAAGGTGCTGGACTTGCGAGGGAAGTTCAAGAGGCCCAACCTGAGAAGGGTGAGGGTCTCAGCAGACGCCATCCTGCGCTCTCTGCTGGGCTCCAAGCACAAGGTCTCTTTGGATTTGCGAGCGAACCTCAAGTCGGTCAAgaaggaggacacagaaaaG GAGAAGACCGTGGAGGTGAGTGACTGGAGGAAGAATGTGGAGGCCATGTCCGGCATGGAGGGCCGCAAGAAGATGTTTGATGCAGCAAAAGGCCCCACTCAGTGA
- the tnnt2b gene encoding troponin T, cardiac muscle isoforms isoform X2, with product MSDTEEATYEEQREEDVVDGAEENDGEDSKPKQKSGFMPTLAPPKIPDGEKVDFDDIHRKRMEKDLNELQTLIEAHFEKRKKEEEELLSLTDRIEKRRSERAEQMKIRAERERERQNKLAEEKARKEEEEAKKKADDDARKKMILSNLSFTGYKTQTGPKRQTEREKKRKILNDRRKELNIDHLKEDKLREKANELLDWMRQLEAEKFELQYKYTKQKYEVTVLRNRVSDHQKITKGTRSKRGLRK from the exons ATGTCAGACACGGAAGAGGCCACATATGA agaACAAC GCGAGGAAGATGTTGTTG ATGGTGCAGAGGAAAATGACGGAG AGGACTCAAAGCCCAAGCAAAA GTCTGGGTTCATGCCGACTCTGGCACCTCCCAAGATCCCAGATGGAGAGAAAGTGGACTTTGAT GACATCCATAGGAAACGAATGGAAAAGGACCTGAATGAGCTCCAGACTCTGATCGAGGCTCACTTTGAGAAGCgcaagaaggaagaagaagagcttcTCAGCCTCACAGATCGCATT GAGAAACGCAGATCTGAGAGAGCGGAGCAGATGAAGATCAGGGCAGagcgagaaagagaaagacagaacaaaCTTGCT GaagaaaaagcaagaaaagaagaagaagaagccaagaAGAAAGCAGATGACGACGCCAGGAAGAAGATGATTCTGTCCAACTTGAGTTTCACTGGATACAAG ACACAAACTGGGCCAAAAAGACAAAcggaaagagagaagaagaggaagatccTAAACGATCGGCGCAAAGAGCTGAACATTGATCACCTGAAGGAGGACAAACTCAG GGAAAAAGCTAATGAACTGTTGGACTGGATGCGCCAGCTAGAGGCAGAGAAATTTGAACTCCAGTATAAATACACAAAGCAGAAGTACGAG GTCACCGTGCTCAGAAACCGAGTCAGTGATCATCAGAAAAT tacaAAGGGCACCAGGAGCAAGCGAGGTCTGAGGAAGTAA
- the csrp1b gene encoding cysteine and glycine-rich protein 1b isoform X1, producing MPFGGGNLCGCCHKPVYFAEEVQCEGKSWHKSCFLCMVCKKNLDSTTVAVHVDEIYCKSCYGKKYGPKGYGFGGGAGTLSMDTGEGLGIRPEVQGPHRPTNNPNASRFAQKAGGSDSCPRCGNTVYAAEKVIGGGNSWHKGCFRCAKCGKGLESTTVADRDGEIYCKACYAKNFGPKGFGFGQGAGALAYSQ from the exons ATGCCTTTCGGAGGGGGAAACCTGTGCGGCTGCTGCCACAAACCTGTCTACTTTGCCGAGGAAGTGCAGTGTGAGGGGAAGAGCTGGCACAAATCCTGCTTTCTGTGCA TGGTGTGTAAGAAGAACTTGGACAGCACAACTGTAGCCGTTCATGTGGACGAGATCTACTGCAAATCATGCTATGGCAAGAAATACGGGCCCAAGGGCTACGGCTTTGGAGGTGGAGCCGGCACGCTGAGCATGGACACGGGAGAGGGACTTGGGATCAGGCCTGAAGT ACAAGGGCCGCATCGCCCTACAAATAACCCCAACGCCTCCAGGTTTGCCCAGAAAGCAGGAGGCTCAGATTCGTGTCCTCGATGTGGGAATACGGTGTACGCAGCCGAGAAGGTCATCGGGGGAGGCAAT TCGTGGCACAAGGGCTGCTTTCGTTGTGCCAAGTGCGGCAAAGGACTGGAGTCCACAACCGTCGCTGATAGAGACGGGGAGATCTACTGTAAAG CGTGCTATGCAAAGAACTTTGGGCCCAAGGGCTTTGGCTTCGGTCAAGGCGCAGGAGCTCTGGCTTATTCCCAGTGA
- the tnnt2b gene encoding troponin T, cardiac muscle isoforms isoform X3: MSDTEEATYEEQHGAEENDGEDSKPKQKSGFMPTLAPPKIPDGEKVDFDDIHRKRMEKDLNELQTLIEAHFEKRKKEEEELLSLTDRIEKRRSERAEQMKIRAERERERQNKLAEEKARKEEEEAKKKADDDARKKMILSNLSFTGYKTQTGPKRQTEREKKRKILNDRRKELNIDHLKEDKLREKANELLDWMRQLEAEKFELQYKYTKQKYEVTVLRNRVSDHQKITKGTRSKRGLRK; the protein is encoded by the exons ATGTCAGACACGGAAGAGGCCACATATGA agaACAAC ATGGTGCAGAGGAAAATGACGGAG AGGACTCAAAGCCCAAGCAAAA GTCTGGGTTCATGCCGACTCTGGCACCTCCCAAGATCCCAGATGGAGAGAAAGTGGACTTTGAT GACATCCATAGGAAACGAATGGAAAAGGACCTGAATGAGCTCCAGACTCTGATCGAGGCTCACTTTGAGAAGCgcaagaaggaagaagaagagcttcTCAGCCTCACAGATCGCATT GAGAAACGCAGATCTGAGAGAGCGGAGCAGATGAAGATCAGGGCAGagcgagaaagagaaagacagaacaaaCTTGCT GaagaaaaagcaagaaaagaagaagaagaagccaagaAGAAAGCAGATGACGACGCCAGGAAGAAGATGATTCTGTCCAACTTGAGTTTCACTGGATACAAG ACACAAACTGGGCCAAAAAGACAAAcggaaagagagaagaagaggaagatccTAAACGATCGGCGCAAAGAGCTGAACATTGATCACCTGAAGGAGGACAAACTCAG GGAAAAAGCTAATGAACTGTTGGACTGGATGCGCCAGCTAGAGGCAGAGAAATTTGAACTCCAGTATAAATACACAAAGCAGAAGTACGAG GTCACCGTGCTCAGAAACCGAGTCAGTGATCATCAGAAAAT tacaAAGGGCACCAGGAGCAAGCGAGGTCTGAGGAAGTAA
- the csrp1b gene encoding cysteine and glycine-rich protein 1b isoform X2 gives MPTPSSVRSFTITRSLLLLLCFFLPVRLHVLTPPSDQPGVHSASLSFTSSDKCLFSAQVVSSRHRERSSLSPRHRMPFGGGNLCGCCHKPVYFAEEVQCEGKSWHKSCFLCMVCKKNLDSTTVAVHVDEIYCKSCYGKKYGPKGYGFGGGAGTLSMDTGEGLGIRPEVQGPHRPTNNPNASRFAQKAGGSDSCPRCGNTVYAAEKVIGGGNSWHKGCFRCAKCGKGLESTTVADRDGEIYCKACYAKNFGPKGFGFGQGAGALAYSQ, from the exons ATGCCAACTCCCTCATCAGTGAGATCTTTCACCATCACTcggtctctcctcctcctcctctgcttcttcctccCCGTGCGTCTCCATGTCCTGACTCCTCCCTCAGATCAGCCTGGTGTCCACTCAGCCTCCCTCAGCTTCACTTCATCAGACAAGTGTCTCTTCTCAGCTCAAGTTGTCTCATCGCGTCACCGAGAGAGGAGCAGCCTTTCACCTCGTCACAG AATGCCTTTCGGAGGGGGAAACCTGTGCGGCTGCTGCCACAAACCTGTCTACTTTGCCGAGGAAGTGCAGTGTGAGGGGAAGAGCTGGCACAAATCCTGCTTTCTGTGCA TGGTGTGTAAGAAGAACTTGGACAGCACAACTGTAGCCGTTCATGTGGACGAGATCTACTGCAAATCATGCTATGGCAAGAAATACGGGCCCAAGGGCTACGGCTTTGGAGGTGGAGCCGGCACGCTGAGCATGGACACGGGAGAGGGACTTGGGATCAGGCCTGAAGT ACAAGGGCCGCATCGCCCTACAAATAACCCCAACGCCTCCAGGTTTGCCCAGAAAGCAGGAGGCTCAGATTCGTGTCCTCGATGTGGGAATACGGTGTACGCAGCCGAGAAGGTCATCGGGGGAGGCAAT TCGTGGCACAAGGGCTGCTTTCGTTGTGCCAAGTGCGGCAAAGGACTGGAGTCCACAACCGTCGCTGATAGAGACGGGGAGATCTACTGTAAAG CGTGCTATGCAAAGAACTTTGGGCCCAAGGGCTTTGGCTTCGGTCAAGGCGCAGGAGCTCTGGCTTATTCCCAGTGA
- the tnnt2b gene encoding troponin T, cardiac muscle isoforms isoform X1, producing MSHRLLANSTCLLYTEEEEEEVEEEEDEEEEEEQEEEDGAEENDGEDSKPKQKSGFMPTLAPPKIPDGEKVDFDDIHRKRMEKDLNELQTLIEAHFEKRKKEEEELLSLTDRIEKRRSERAEQMKIRAERERERQNKLAEEKARKEEEEAKKKADDDARKKMILSNLSFTGYKTQTGPKRQTEREKKRKILNDRRKELNIDHLKEDKLREKANELLDWMRQLEAEKFELQYKYTKQKYEVTVLRNRVSDHQKITKGTRSKRGLRK from the exons ATGTCACACCGGCTGCTTGCTAACTCTACATGCTTGCTTtacacagaagaggaggaggaggaggtagaggaggaggaggatgaggaggaggaggaggaacaggaggaggaag ATGGTGCAGAGGAAAATGACGGAG AGGACTCAAAGCCCAAGCAAAA GTCTGGGTTCATGCCGACTCTGGCACCTCCCAAGATCCCAGATGGAGAGAAAGTGGACTTTGAT GACATCCATAGGAAACGAATGGAAAAGGACCTGAATGAGCTCCAGACTCTGATCGAGGCTCACTTTGAGAAGCgcaagaaggaagaagaagagcttcTCAGCCTCACAGATCGCATT GAGAAACGCAGATCTGAGAGAGCGGAGCAGATGAAGATCAGGGCAGagcgagaaagagaaagacagaacaaaCTTGCT GaagaaaaagcaagaaaagaagaagaagaagccaagaAGAAAGCAGATGACGACGCCAGGAAGAAGATGATTCTGTCCAACTTGAGTTTCACTGGATACAAG ACACAAACTGGGCCAAAAAGACAAAcggaaagagagaagaagaggaagatccTAAACGATCGGCGCAAAGAGCTGAACATTGATCACCTGAAGGAGGACAAACTCAG GGAAAAAGCTAATGAACTGTTGGACTGGATGCGCCAGCTAGAGGCAGAGAAATTTGAACTCCAGTATAAATACACAAAGCAGAAGTACGAG GTCACCGTGCTCAGAAACCGAGTCAGTGATCATCAGAAAAT tacaAAGGGCACCAGGAGCAAGCGAGGTCTGAGGAAGTAA